Part of the Nothobranchius furzeri strain GRZ-AD chromosome 2, NfurGRZ-RIMD1, whole genome shotgun sequence genome, CCGGCGTCTGGAAGTTGCTTAAGGAACTTTCTTTAAATGTAtttaagcaaacacacacacacacacacacacacacacacacacacacacacacacacacacacacacacacacacgcacacaacaaATCAACAGTCTAGTCTCCTATTCCCTTCATTCCAGCAGTGTATTGATATGTTTATAAAACAGAACAGTTTGTGGCATTTCCTTTCTAAAGACCCTTTATGTTGAATTAAATGTTACCCTTAGATCTGGAATATCTCAGTGATCCCTGACTACCATTTTGGATGGCGTCAATAAAATAACTACTGCCATCTTCTTCTTGCCTCCCACTTTAGAGCTGATCACTTTGTTTTTATGACCACCGTCTAGATCTGTCCGCCCCTCTCACAGCTGTCATGtacttgctgagcttaagtagagTTTTAGTCAAATTTCTGAGCAGATTTTTATAAATGTGGTCCCTTTACATTTTACCTTTAAACCTTAAGATTGCAGAAACTCTAGCATATAATAGTAAAGGTGACATAGCTGTTTTGTGCtatatttttgtttaattttaagtTTAACATTGTTTTATCTCACAAAACAGAAGTCCAGCAGTTGAGTTGTTGATACATTTTCAAAATGACAGCTTTAAGATCTGAAACAGTAAAAAAACATATCTGGAAAAAGCTTCAGACTGAGCATGacctttacttttttttttaccttgaagggTCAGCACAAAATAAGTCCTACTTGGAATGTTCCATTTATGGTGTGAGAGCATAAAATTCAGCAACAACTGGGAAATTCCAATTAAAAAAGTTGAGAAAATTTACTGCATGGTGAAAGCCAGGATTGTCACGACGAGCAGCAGAGCTGTGGGTGAGGAAAGGAGACCAGAATGAACCAAAAATAAAGACATTTGTTTGTTAGGGTAAGAATATATAAAACTATTATGTATCTGATGCTTACCTGGCATCATCAGTGACTGCTGGTGTGCAGCTGGATAAGCACCACTAGTAGAGTTGATCTGATTAGAGATAGTGGCGTTGGGATCTGACAAGTTTACAACATCGGTCTGAATCCTGAAGGATGCTTGTCCAAACTCTCCAGTAGCTGAAAAACACCATGAAGGCTAAAATATTACTGATCTGTAACATGGAAGGTTTTCTCCTTATAAGTAGCGTATGAGTGCTTTGGGTGGTGCTTACCAGGATTGTAACTTCCAGATGAAACAGACAGTGAGTAACCTGCTGCTCGTGTGGTGGTGTTTGGCAGTGTAGCTGAAAATGTACACTGGATTTTGCCTTGATTGACTTTACCCTTCACAGTGCTTGCATCCAGCTGGTCGAGAGAACAGAGAATGACAAATATTTGCAGTGAAGTCAAAGAAGGTACTAAATTCTAGTAACTGTTAAAGACTCACTCTTGTTTGCAAATGAAGGGAACTAAATACCTGCTCCACACCACTGTTCTCATGAACTTACCGAAGCCAAGTTCACCACGAAGTTGGTGAGCGTGCCAGTGAAGAATCTCACAGCATTGCTGTGATTCGCACAAATGTAGGCTCGATGGCTGTCAGCCTGTTGTgtaaaaccaacaaaaaaaaaaacaaagatggtacTCATAAATACATTCCATTAGTGGCTCTGGTTTAGATGTTGTTGAATAAAGATTTTCGATTCCTCCAGACCTGTCTTATTATATAATAGCAGTTCTGGATTAGATCTCAAATCTGTATGTTAGTGAAACCAGGCTTCAGGGTTCAGCAAGAGGTCTGTGTGTggtgatttgactcctgatctcatgctgccataaatgatgtgtgtgtttcaactaatCTGCTATCCATAACAAATTTATGTTGTAGTTTTAACCTTGTATCGACTTTTTATGGTGTAGCCCAGGATGTGATAAGAATTTCAGGGACACACGTCTGGAGATTGTTTATGTTTGCCTTCCTttgatctgagctgaagaaggaagaaggaagagggaAGACCTCCGCCCATCTGGCTGATACCGGAGGGAGCTGGGAGGAGACTGAAGGCCGAAGAATGCTTCCAAGGcaggggttgccatggagacggaagggGGGCCAGAAGGAGAGAGTTGGGGAGAATAAAAGTGTGAGGGCTCCTTTGACAAGAGACTTTTTGGGTGTTTGGGGAAGAGTTCGGAGGACAACTGTAACGGTTGAGTGCTTTGACCCGCTGCGTCGGGAAATCTGGAATAtttttacttcatcatataaaataaaatatttgctccTTCATATAAGGGGCTTTAAACGGAATTTCCAGCCTGGGGTCTCCAATCGTGTCGCGTAACAGCTGAAGGTGAGGTGCTGGTTACTTCTAATCCCACTCCAAGAGGTTAACACTTGAGCTTAAAGTCTTTAACCTGGGCATAgcataagctgcaggtgactgagttgtggtgaagttataacaagagtcttcctttgtgctgctaaaatatgTTTGCCAGAGTCTAAATCTAGGTAAAGATGATCGCTGATTAGCTCACAGTGGTGTAAGAGCTCAGACTGGATTCACGCTCACGCACAAATAGaattacaagtcaaccctgagacgtagtgtttattaaagagtcagctagtttgggagGATGACTTGTAACAGATGTCATGATATTTTATTTTAGAATGACGCCATGTTGCAACTTTGGAGGTGTGGAAAAAGGAAAGACGTCACTTACCTGACCAGAGGATGTTGAAAGACCTGCAGCAATGTAACCATCTGACTGTCCTGAGAGCTCAAAGTCGTACAACTGACCACTCTGCTGCTTAGCAGAAATAAAATAACACTTATTTGATGCAGACGGGTCACATGTCTTCGGTTCAGCAACACAAAGCTTTTTGGAACCACAATCAGTTGTTGTAACAGTGTCCTGCAAAGACATATACAATACTGAAATCTTCCACATTAAGTGAGTTTAActgatctttttttcttttctcccttACTCAAGTATGCAAcaattatttgtgtttttttatatctCACCGAAAGAGGTGCTACTGGGATTGTATTTGATGTCACTGCTGTTGCTGTAGTGTTTACTGCTACTGACAAAGTTGTATCAGTTCCGACTGGTGCTGCAGTGGTTGCATTGGTATCTACAACTGGGGTTGTTGTATTAACCTCATTGGTGACATTGGCATTGGGATCTGTCAGGTTTGCCACAGCGGCCTTTATCACAGGGCTGGGATTTCCCAAATCCTCAGTAGCtgagaaaaaataaatgcataaaacTTGATAGTTACACTTTTGCCCCAGTCAAGACagtataatttctgaaagagttATTGAGACTGTGTGTCTTAGTTAATGTAGAATCGTGTTAAATAATAAACTTACTATCATTGTATGCTCCAGAGGAGACAGACACTGTGAAGCCTGTTGCTCTTGATGTGGAGGTTGGTAGTAAGGCAAGGAAAGTACACTGGATATGTTTTCCATTGACACGGCCTTTCACAGAATTTGCACTGACCTGCGGAGCAAAGAGAGTTTAAAAAGCAAAAGCACCAAATAATATCACAGACAAACTAAAGATGAGGGAAAACTGACTAGATTAATCGTTTTCGTTGGCATTTGTCATATTTTGTGCAAATAGGAACAGTTAATTTGAAAACCAAGTTCTCTTGTTTCTTTTAATACATTTGctttggtctctagtataaatgaataccCTAATGAGTCagatggagtcttattttctaacATATAGACATCTTGCCTtcttattggctaacagcaaggTTGCAAGATCTCATCTCCATGATtaacatagggagcctaagtctcctccctttctggtcggctcatgggtcctcggaagaatGAAAAATTGAACACAAGTCAGTGGGGCtgaaaaagctattttctaatccgctttgccttacgccctggatcacacatacgttgaactgcaatttaaatgaaaagtaatgatgtgtgttttgaccacgccagtcacgtactttgaggtttatcagcttgtaaaatgaCAACATCGGCACGTCGCCACATAATCTCctatcccctagcgtagctgctacttaccacatggtgaGATTTATGGAGTTTTTTTCCCTCCCGAATGAAGGATTTGAAATTCCCTgatcttacagccattttccctgttttctctgtgtctggttcgatgac contains:
- the LOC107376959 gene encoding uncharacterized protein; protein product: MDYRLIHCLLLVTLSWRFMGGYAQNSSANATPTQETITTIGATVTIGGANAATGATVTTGPSNAATGATVTTGPSNAATGATVTTRPSNAATGATVTTGPSSAATGATVTTGPSIAATGATVTTGPSSAATGATVTTGPSSAATGATVTTGPSSAATGATVTTGPSSAATGATVNTGGANAMVVSTGANNSTMSTTTTTLAPTLIPNDTVVDLDTPFSRNGCGTQQLCLAEPSKCDPSSSACFFLAAKQQSGQTFQFDLSGQSDGYIAQTLSTGSTGGDTTYVCAKSRNAVKFFGAVLNNGKLTKSKVSANSVKGRVNGKHIQCTFLALLPTSTSRATGFTVSVSSGAYNDTTEDLGNPSPVIKAAVANLTDPNANVTNEVNTTTPVVDTNATTAAPVGTDTTLSVAVNTTATAVTSNTIPVAPLSDTVTTTDCGSKKLCVAEPKTCDPSASNKCYFISAKQQSGQLYDFELSGQSDGYIAAGLSTSSGQADSHRAYICANHSNAVRFFTGTLTNFVVNLASLDASTVKGKVNQGKIQCTFSATLPNTTTRAAGYSLSVSSGSYNPATGEFGQASFRIQTDVVNLSDPNATISNQINSTSGAYPAAHQQSLMMPALLLVVTILAFTMQ